Proteins from a genomic interval of Desulfofustis limnaeus:
- a CDS encoding formate dehydrogenase accessory protein FdhE encodes MTVDNTHEAVDRVTAEIEALRQAKPQLEEVLKAFSPFIIMRQRWLATPELRRQPWFADELRLAGGIPLIKQRDAVDDLLWEAAARFAVSSIHQGFPWFVEDTAKLAEMLATGQATATGLLAGQVFESESESGNPAPVDQMQPGAMRLFRNFGRRFMLSGARQDHESLLQRCSWSKGYCPLCGALPQVAVLDDQGRKLLVCLECSHSWYFSRLSCPGCEHEDAQASTVFFVDDTKDETAFVCSQCGRYLPTKRLSLALKQPNYDVVSLGLIHLDMILQEKGFLPMSEGIWNVLTASEEPAEQR; translated from the coding sequence ATGACAGTAGACAACACCCATGAAGCGGTCGACAGGGTGACGGCCGAGATTGAAGCGCTCAGACAGGCCAAACCCCAACTCGAGGAAGTACTCAAGGCCTTCAGTCCCTTCATCATCATGAGGCAGAGATGGCTGGCAACTCCGGAATTGCGACGCCAGCCGTGGTTCGCTGATGAACTTAGACTGGCTGGCGGCATCCCGCTCATCAAACAACGGGATGCGGTCGATGACCTGCTCTGGGAGGCGGCTGCGAGGTTCGCCGTTTCCTCAATCCATCAAGGTTTTCCCTGGTTTGTCGAAGATACGGCAAAACTGGCCGAAATGCTGGCGACCGGGCAAGCCACCGCGACCGGCTTGCTGGCCGGCCAGGTCTTCGAGTCCGAGAGCGAATCTGGCAACCCGGCACCTGTCGATCAGATGCAACCGGGAGCCATGCGGCTGTTCCGCAATTTTGGCCGACGGTTCATGCTCAGCGGTGCCCGCCAGGACCATGAGTCCTTGCTGCAACGTTGTTCCTGGAGCAAGGGGTATTGTCCTCTGTGTGGGGCTCTGCCTCAGGTGGCGGTGCTCGATGACCAGGGCCGCAAGCTGCTGGTCTGCCTTGAATGCTCACATAGTTGGTACTTTTCAAGACTATCCTGCCCCGGCTGCGAGCATGAGGATGCGCAGGCGAGCACCGTGTTTTTCGTGGACGATACAAAAGATGAGACCGCGTTTGTCTGTTCGCAATGCGGTCGCTATCTCCCGACAAAACGGCTATCGCTGGCCCTGAAGCAGCCCAACTACGACGTCGTGTCACTCGGCCTGATCCATTTGGATATGATTCTCCAGGAAAAAGGCTTTCTGCCCATGTCAGAAGGTATCTGGAACGTCCTGACGGCGAGTGAGGAACCTGCCGAGCAGCGCTAG
- a CDS encoding cation:proton antiporter translates to MHDYELLALSAILLTGMGCQWIAWRLRLPAILFLLLCGIVAGPVLGWLRPDHLFGDLLFPFISLAVAVILFEGGLTLKFQEIRGIEKVIRNLITVGTAITWLITAVAVRWLLGFSWEIAFLFGAIMVVTGPTVIVPMLRTVRPKEHVAHILRWEGILIDPIGATLAVLVYQFIVSGAEQAEVLASLIVFGKILVIGFVLGGSVGYLLGSALRRHWVPQYLHNFTALALVCGVFALSNALEAESGLLSVTVMGILLGNMKDVHIDEILDFKESLSVLLISMLFIILAARMDMAAFVGLGWSSVAVFAVIQFLSRPLTAQISAIGSKLTMAERHLLSWIAPRGIVAAAISALFAIRLEEAGYPEATHMVPLAFMVIIGTVLLQSLTAGPIAKWLQVAEPEPNGFLIVGADGLARAIAETLQKNGIRTIVADQSWENIKAANMQGVRTYWGNVVSVHAENHLDLSGVGGLLALSASNDLNALAARYYRLEFGPGNIYTIRNRQSANRIRQDKVAIQHGGEPLFEESLTRDELCRLLAAGAKMKTTPLTGDYSYEAYLRQNQNQRIPLFAIDPGKRAYPVTGGSTLSPRAGWKIIGLSRGTVPAPGVASAVRPWPDAVG, encoded by the coding sequence ATGCATGACTATGAGTTGCTGGCACTATCCGCCATACTGCTGACTGGTATGGGGTGCCAGTGGATCGCCTGGCGGTTGCGGTTGCCGGCCATTTTATTTTTGCTGCTTTGTGGCATTGTGGCCGGACCTGTCCTGGGATGGCTGCGCCCGGACCACCTGTTTGGCGATCTGCTGTTTCCCTTCATATCTCTGGCGGTCGCCGTGATCCTCTTCGAAGGCGGGTTGACCCTCAAATTCCAGGAGATACGCGGCATTGAAAAGGTCATTCGCAACCTGATCACCGTCGGTACGGCGATCACCTGGCTGATTACCGCTGTGGCGGTGCGCTGGTTGCTCGGTTTTTCCTGGGAAATTGCGTTCTTGTTCGGGGCGATTATGGTGGTCACCGGGCCGACGGTGATCGTCCCCATGCTGCGCACGGTGCGACCAAAGGAGCACGTGGCGCATATCCTGCGCTGGGAAGGGATTCTCATCGACCCCATTGGCGCCACCCTGGCCGTTCTCGTCTATCAGTTCATCGTGAGCGGAGCGGAGCAGGCGGAGGTGCTGGCCAGTCTCATCGTCTTTGGCAAAATCCTGGTCATCGGTTTCGTGTTGGGCGGCAGCGTCGGCTACCTGCTCGGGAGCGCTCTGCGCCGGCACTGGGTTCCCCAGTACCTGCACAATTTCACGGCGCTGGCCCTGGTGTGCGGTGTCTTCGCCTTGTCCAATGCACTGGAAGCTGAATCCGGCCTGCTTTCAGTGACGGTGATGGGGATCTTGCTGGGCAACATGAAAGACGTGCATATCGATGAGATCCTTGATTTCAAGGAAAGCCTCAGCGTGCTGCTCATATCAATGCTCTTCATCATTCTGGCAGCTCGGATGGACATGGCAGCATTCGTGGGACTCGGCTGGTCGTCGGTGGCGGTCTTCGCCGTTATCCAATTCTTGTCCCGGCCGCTGACCGCGCAAATTTCAGCAATCGGGTCGAAATTGACCATGGCCGAGCGGCATCTGCTGTCCTGGATCGCACCGCGGGGAATCGTTGCGGCGGCCATCTCCGCCTTGTTCGCCATCCGTCTCGAGGAGGCGGGTTATCCGGAGGCCACCCACATGGTTCCTCTGGCCTTTATGGTGATCATCGGCACCGTGCTGCTGCAGAGCCTCACCGCCGGGCCGATTGCCAAATGGCTCCAGGTGGCCGAGCCGGAGCCCAATGGGTTTCTCATTGTCGGTGCCGATGGCCTGGCCCGGGCCATTGCCGAAACCCTGCAAAAAAACGGAATCAGAACCATCGTTGCGGACCAGTCCTGGGAAAACATCAAGGCAGCGAATATGCAGGGGGTGCGGACCTATTGGGGTAATGTGGTATCGGTACACGCCGAGAACCATCTCGATCTGTCCGGGGTCGGCGGTCTCTTGGCGCTCTCGGCAAGCAATGACCTCAATGCCTTGGCAGCCAGGTACTATCGGTTGGAATTCGGACCCGGTAACATCTATACCATTAGGAACCGGCAGTCTGCGAACCGAATACGGCAGGATAAGGTGGCCATTCAACACGGCGGCGAGCCGCTGTTTGAGGAGTCGCTGACCCGGGACGAGTTATGCCGGCTCCTGGCCGCTGGCGCGAAGATGAAAACCACACCTCTGACGGGTGATTATTCTTATGAAGCTTACCTGCGGCAGAATCAGAACCAGCGTATCCCGCTGTTCGCCATCGATCCAGGAAAACGCGCTTATCCGGTGACTGGGGGAAGCACGTTGTCGCCGAGGGCCGGCTGGAAGATCATCGGGCTGTCTAGAGGTACAGTTCCGGCTCCCGGCGTTGCGTCAGCTGTTCGGCCATGGCCCGACGCCGTTGGTTGA
- a CDS encoding 4Fe-4S dicluster domain-containing protein, with the protein MKQELIKLIDLSRCTACRGCQVACKQWNELPASETHNFGSYQNPPDLEWNTWTLIRFQEYVDAQGRLQWLFRKDGCMHCTDAGCVKVCPTQALFHTEFGTVALNTDKCIGCKLCIFACPFNVPRFDEETKKISKCDLCQSRLQAGQPPACVLSCPTGALQIGAKDAMLAAAHRRVRELGGDASVYGEQFVEGTHVVYVLPEKAEVFEKLPAKPEIPTSIMVWKDILKPAGLLAAGTVVAGAFLHYITHGPKNPEEEINQEGGTQI; encoded by the coding sequence ATGAAACAAGAACTAATCAAACTGATCGATCTGTCACGCTGCACCGCTTGCCGGGGCTGCCAGGTCGCCTGCAAGCAATGGAACGAGCTTCCCGCCTCGGAGACCCACAACTTCGGGAGTTACCAGAATCCGCCGGACCTGGAGTGGAACACTTGGACCCTGATCAGGTTCCAGGAGTATGTCGATGCACAGGGAAGACTTCAATGGCTGTTCCGCAAGGATGGCTGCATGCACTGCACCGATGCCGGCTGCGTCAAGGTCTGCCCCACCCAGGCCCTGTTCCACACGGAATTCGGCACGGTTGCGCTGAACACCGACAAATGCATCGGCTGCAAGCTGTGCATCTTCGCCTGCCCCTTCAACGTCCCGCGTTTTGACGAGGAAACCAAGAAAATCAGCAAGTGCGATCTCTGCCAGAGCCGGTTGCAAGCCGGTCAGCCTCCTGCCTGTGTCCTCTCCTGCCCTACCGGGGCGTTGCAGATCGGCGCTAAGGACGCTATGCTGGCCGCAGCACACCGCCGGGTCAGGGAATTGGGTGGTGACGCCTCCGTCTATGGCGAACAATTCGTCGAGGGAACGCATGTGGTCTATGTGCTCCCGGAAAAGGCCGAGGTCTTTGAGAAACTGCCAGCAAAACCGGAGATTCCCACGTCAATCATGGTCTGGAAAGACATCCTCAAGCCGGCCGGCTTGCTGGCTGCCGGTACCGTCGTGGCCGGCGCTTTCCTCCACTACATCACCCACGGACCAAAGAATCCGGAAGAAGAGATCAATCAGGAAGGAGGTACGCAGATATGA
- the fdnG gene encoding formate dehydrogenase-N subunit alpha produces the protein MKLTRRGFLSMSGAIGSGVALSTLGIDLSALKAHAAELTKMDRMKMATQTTSICCYCSVGCGLICSVDKLTGEIINIEGDPEHPISEGSLCSKGAGLFGLTAANEHRLKKVLYRAPKSDRWEEKEWDWAIQRIARLVKDTRDADFITHNDQGQMVNRVESIGHYGTSNIGNEECWALSVACRAMGLVYIDHQARIUHSPSVSALGESFGRGSMTNHYIDLKNSDCILIMGSNAAENHPIAFKWILRARDRGAKIIHVDPRFTRTSARCDYHVPLRSGTDIAFLGGMIKHIIDNNLIHEEYVKYYTNAAMIVGPGFTFEDGLFSGYDPEKRSYNKETWSVVKDTDGIPLRDYSLQDPRCVYQQLKKHYDRYTIDKVSSITGVSPENLLQVYNEYGATGAKDKAGTECYALGWTHHTVGSQIIRTMAIIQLLLGNMGICGGGINALRGEPNVQGSTDHAILYNILPGYLKMPTASVQSLSYYLEKYTTTSNDPQSANWYQNYPKYAVSFLKAVWGDQATAANEFGYNWLPKMDDGKHYSIMHLFDKMYEGSIKGFFAWGSNVAVSSPNTNKVRKALAKLQWMVNVNIFDNETASFWHGPGVDPKSVDTEVFLLPAAASMEKEGSQSNSGRWVQWRYQAGRPPGEAISDGDITMRIIDALRELYRQEGGAFPAPILNLKWDYRDPFGRFNVVKMAKLINGHYTREVVIEDPVGGSREVNKKGELVPTFGKLMADGSTASGNWLMSGSFDQKGENKMQKRGKDDPTGLGLYPEWSFAWPLNRRIIYNRASCDPAGKPYNPKRKLLEWTGEKWVGDVPDGPWPPLADREKGKLPFIMKADGVGSLFGPGMVEGPFPEHYEPLEGPLEENPLSGQRLNPAVYLFQSDLDKVANADQNYPYVCTTYSCTEHWCTGFTRWQPWLLEMQPEAYLEIGEALAQQLGIANGSRVKVTSIRGEVQCVAMVTKRLRPFTVEGKVVHEVGMPFNYGWRYPEGAADASANFLTPAVGCPNTFCPEFKAFMVNVSKA, from the coding sequence ATGAAGCTGACCAGGAGAGGATTTCTGTCCATGTCAGGAGCGATCGGTTCCGGGGTAGCCCTGTCTACCCTCGGCATCGACCTGTCGGCCCTGAAAGCGCATGCCGCCGAACTGACCAAGATGGACAGAATGAAGATGGCCACCCAGACCACCAGCATCTGTTGTTATTGTTCTGTCGGATGCGGGCTGATCTGCAGTGTCGACAAACTAACCGGAGAGATCATCAATATTGAAGGTGATCCCGAGCACCCGATCAGCGAAGGATCCCTGTGCTCGAAAGGGGCCGGACTGTTCGGCCTGACCGCGGCCAACGAGCACCGGTTGAAAAAAGTGCTGTATCGCGCTCCGAAAAGTGACCGGTGGGAGGAAAAAGAGTGGGACTGGGCCATCCAAAGAATCGCCCGACTGGTCAAGGACACTCGCGACGCCGACTTCATCACACACAATGACCAAGGGCAAATGGTCAACCGGGTGGAAAGCATTGGCCATTACGGGACCTCCAACATCGGCAACGAGGAGTGCTGGGCTCTCAGTGTCGCCTGTCGGGCCATGGGCCTCGTCTACATCGATCACCAGGCGAGGATCTGACACAGCCCGTCCGTATCGGCTCTGGGAGAGTCGTTTGGCCGCGGTTCAATGACCAATCACTACATCGATTTGAAAAACAGTGATTGTATCCTGATCATGGGCAGCAATGCTGCCGAGAATCACCCGATAGCTTTCAAATGGATTCTTCGGGCCCGCGATCGCGGCGCCAAGATCATCCATGTGGACCCCCGCTTCACCAGGACATCAGCCCGCTGCGACTATCATGTACCGCTCCGTTCGGGTACTGATATCGCTTTTCTCGGCGGGATGATCAAACATATCATCGACAACAACCTGATTCACGAGGAGTACGTCAAATATTACACCAACGCGGCGATGATCGTCGGCCCGGGTTTTACTTTCGAAGATGGGCTGTTTTCCGGCTATGACCCGGAAAAACGCTCCTACAACAAGGAAACCTGGTCCGTGGTCAAGGACACCGACGGTATTCCGCTCCGGGATTACTCCCTGCAGGACCCGCGCTGCGTCTATCAGCAGTTAAAAAAACATTACGACCGCTACACCATCGACAAGGTCTCCTCCATCACCGGTGTGTCCCCGGAGAACCTGCTCCAGGTTTACAACGAATACGGAGCGACCGGCGCCAAGGACAAGGCCGGGACCGAATGCTACGCCCTCGGGTGGACGCACCACACGGTCGGCAGCCAGATCATCCGGACCATGGCGATCATCCAGCTGCTGCTCGGCAACATGGGTATCTGCGGCGGCGGCATCAATGCCCTGCGCGGCGAGCCGAACGTTCAAGGATCAACCGACCACGCCATCCTCTACAATATCCTGCCCGGCTATTTGAAGATGCCGACGGCGTCGGTCCAGTCTCTGTCCTACTACCTGGAGAAATACACCACCACCTCCAACGATCCTCAATCGGCCAACTGGTATCAGAATTACCCCAAATACGCCGTCAGTTTTCTCAAGGCGGTATGGGGCGACCAGGCCACAGCCGCCAACGAGTTCGGTTATAACTGGCTGCCGAAGATGGACGACGGTAAGCACTACTCGATCATGCATTTGTTCGACAAGATGTACGAGGGTAGCATCAAAGGATTTTTCGCCTGGGGCAGCAATGTGGCGGTCAGTTCACCAAACACCAACAAGGTCAGGAAGGCGCTGGCCAAACTGCAATGGATGGTCAACGTCAATATCTTCGACAACGAGACCGCCTCCTTCTGGCACGGCCCCGGCGTCGATCCGAAAAGCGTCGACACCGAGGTCTTCCTGCTGCCGGCCGCGGCGAGCATGGAGAAAGAGGGCAGCCAGAGCAATTCGGGACGCTGGGTGCAATGGCGTTACCAGGCAGGAAGACCGCCCGGTGAAGCCATCTCCGACGGGGACATCACCATGCGCATCATAGACGCGCTCCGCGAGCTCTACCGCCAGGAAGGCGGGGCCTTCCCAGCCCCGATCCTGAACCTGAAATGGGACTACCGCGACCCGTTCGGACGGTTCAACGTGGTCAAGATGGCCAAGCTGATCAACGGCCATTACACCCGTGAAGTCGTCATCGAAGACCCGGTCGGAGGGTCCCGTGAGGTGAACAAGAAAGGAGAGCTGGTGCCGACCTTTGGCAAATTGATGGCCGACGGCTCGACCGCAAGCGGCAACTGGCTGATGAGCGGCAGCTTCGACCAGAAGGGTGAAAACAAGATGCAGAAGCGCGGCAAGGACGATCCGACCGGTCTCGGTCTATATCCAGAGTGGTCGTTCGCCTGGCCCTTGAATCGACGCATCATTTACAACCGCGCCTCCTGCGATCCTGCCGGCAAACCCTACAACCCGAAGAGAAAGCTCCTCGAGTGGACGGGAGAAAAATGGGTGGGCGATGTCCCCGACGGCCCGTGGCCGCCGCTCGCAGATCGGGAGAAAGGCAAGCTGCCCTTTATCATGAAGGCCGACGGCGTCGGCTCTCTGTTCGGACCGGGCATGGTCGAGGGACCGTTCCCCGAACATTACGAGCCGCTGGAAGGCCCGCTCGAAGAAAACCCGCTTTCCGGACAACGGCTCAATCCGGCGGTCTACCTCTTCCAGAGCGACCTGGACAAGGTGGCCAACGCCGACCAGAACTACCCCTATGTCTGTACCACCTATTCCTGTACCGAGCACTGGTGCACCGGCTTTACCCGATGGCAGCCGTGGCTGCTGGAGATGCAGCCGGAGGCCTACCTGGAAATCGGCGAGGCCCTGGCGCAACAGCTGGGTATCGCCAACGGCAGCCGGGTCAAGGTCACCTCAATCCGTGGCGAGGTCCAATGCGTGGCCATGGTGACCAAACGGCTGCGACCGTTTACGGTGGAGGGAAAGGTAGTTCATGAGGTCGGTATGCCGTTCAACTACGGATGGCGGTACCCCGAAGGCGCGGCCGACGCTTCGGCAAACTTCTTGACGCCCGCGGTGGGATGTCCGAACACGTTCTGCCCCGAGTTCAAGGCTTTCATGGTCAACGTCAGCAAGGCGTAA
- the ftsH gene encoding ATP-dependent zinc metalloprotease FtsH encodes MKKKVFYLSAVGTICIMMTGVVLFAYLLESRKPVVPYSLFVDLARGGEIDAAELKGNAVIFTGTDGRVLQTTTPLVAHTLALLDEKEIGVRSTSEIPQWWWSFLVITLPVILVLWLLFSLSQKRQPANGAKEGDLARQRLNQINRITRVNFQDVAGIPEVLVEIREIVDFLNNIEKFSKLGASIPKGVLLQGPPGTGKTLLARAIADEASVPFYFFSGSDFVEMFVGVGASRVRDLFAEAKKNAPCIVFIDEIDAVGLHRSSGIGLGGQEERSQTLNALLVEMDGFSREDTIIVLAATNRPDILDPALLRPGRFDRVITILPPDVKGRRQILAVHASKIAMDHSVDLDEVARSTPGFTGAELANLVNEAALIAARKNQSSVTGVEFHEARDRIVIGVERKGFVLSDDDKRTIAFHEAGHAVLARFLPHTDPVQKITIIPRGKAMGHMQQQTLSERQTYTRDYLLDRLTVLLGGRAAEELALHQVSSGSEDDLLRATDLSTRMICQWGMNDVLGPVAYAKNSDGFLGGPSVALFHGHLTGGAIDAEVRKLIDHCYQRASRTLSEQRYYLEKVAEILLQTEALDEEELDIIFECSQKLHPTNGQTDESSLGKVCEGCPAHGRCSPVTT; translated from the coding sequence ATGAAAAAAAAAGTGTTTTATCTGTCCGCAGTCGGCACCATCTGCATCATGATGACCGGAGTCGTTCTTTTTGCCTATCTGCTGGAAAGCCGCAAACCGGTTGTGCCCTACAGCCTCTTTGTCGACCTGGCCCGGGGCGGTGAAATAGATGCGGCGGAATTAAAAGGAAACGCCGTCATCTTCACGGGCACTGACGGCAGAGTTCTGCAGACGACAACTCCGCTGGTCGCCCATACCCTGGCGCTTCTGGACGAAAAAGAGATCGGCGTGCGCAGCACATCCGAAATACCTCAGTGGTGGTGGAGCTTCCTCGTCATCACCCTGCCGGTCATTCTGGTTCTCTGGCTGTTATTCTCTCTCAGCCAGAAAAGACAGCCAGCGAACGGGGCCAAGGAGGGCGACCTGGCTCGCCAGCGGCTCAACCAAATCAATCGAATAACCCGGGTAAACTTCCAGGACGTGGCTGGTATTCCCGAAGTATTGGTTGAAATCCGGGAGATCGTTGATTTTCTCAACAATATCGAAAAATTCAGCAAGTTGGGAGCCTCCATCCCGAAAGGAGTGTTGCTCCAAGGACCGCCCGGTACCGGCAAGACCCTGCTGGCCAGAGCCATTGCCGATGAGGCCAGCGTGCCGTTTTATTTTTTCAGTGGCTCAGATTTCGTTGAAATGTTCGTCGGCGTCGGTGCCAGCCGGGTTCGCGACCTTTTTGCCGAGGCAAAGAAAAACGCACCATGCATCGTCTTCATCGATGAGATCGACGCCGTCGGCCTTCATCGATCCTCCGGAATCGGTTTGGGTGGTCAGGAAGAAAGAAGCCAGACGCTGAACGCACTGCTCGTGGAAATGGACGGTTTCTCCCGAGAAGACACAATTATCGTACTCGCCGCCACCAACCGGCCCGATATCCTTGATCCCGCTCTGCTCCGGCCGGGCCGTTTTGATCGCGTCATTACTATCCTGCCGCCGGATGTGAAAGGTCGCCGACAGATTCTTGCCGTCCACGCAAGCAAGATCGCCATGGACCATTCAGTCGATCTCGACGAAGTTGCCCGGTCGACTCCCGGTTTCACCGGGGCCGAACTGGCCAATCTGGTCAATGAAGCGGCACTTATCGCCGCCCGGAAGAATCAATCATCCGTTACCGGGGTCGAATTCCACGAGGCCCGCGACCGAATCGTTATCGGTGTCGAGCGTAAGGGATTCGTCCTTTCCGATGATGACAAGAGAACCATCGCTTTCCATGAAGCCGGCCATGCGGTCCTCGCCCGCTTCCTCCCCCATACCGACCCTGTCCAAAAAATAACCATCATTCCTAGGGGAAAGGCAATGGGGCACATGCAACAACAGACACTCTCCGAGCGCCAGACTTATACCAGGGACTATCTGCTCGATCGGTTGACCGTACTGCTCGGGGGCCGGGCTGCCGAAGAGTTGGCTTTGCACCAGGTATCCTCCGGCAGCGAGGACGACCTGCTGCGGGCGACCGACCTGTCAACCAGGATGATCTGCCAGTGGGGGATGAACGATGTGCTCGGACCGGTCGCCTACGCCAAAAACAGCGACGGATTCCTCGGTGGTCCGAGCGTCGCTCTGTTCCACGGGCATTTAACGGGAGGAGCGATAGACGCCGAGGTCCGCAAACTCATCGATCACTGCTATCAGCGAGCGAGTAGAACGCTTTCAGAGCAACGCTATTACCTGGAGAAGGTAGCCGAAATCCTGCTGCAGACGGAAGCCCTCGACGAAGAGGAGTTGGACATCATCTTCGAGTGTTCGCAAAAATTGCACCCAACGAACGGGCAGACAGATGAATCGAGCCTAGGCAAGGTGTGCGAGGGTTGTCCGGCCCACGGCCGTTGCTCACCGGTCACCACCTGA
- a CDS encoding formate dehydrogenase subunit gamma has product MNKVMIKATGPFERIVHWCLAISCLILCASGMVMMYHSLQGFGTLVGGMAAVKTIHNYSGVFFAVSLFLALLVWWKEAGMFSSPEDWQWFKVAGGYLWKVDQMPEIGKYNPGQKLFFLTIVIFGTGMVVSGFFMWFPLGYEPGLIRFMYVLHALGFVIIFAFFWVHLYLVTLGAPGSASAMFTGWVSKGWARTQHPKWLREMEEKGTLVVYGKKGQSGRHC; this is encoded by the coding sequence ATGAACAAGGTAATGATTAAGGCCACCGGCCCGTTCGAGCGCATCGTCCACTGGTGTCTGGCCATCTCCTGCCTGATTCTCTGCGCATCCGGTATGGTGATGATGTACCATTCGCTGCAGGGCTTCGGCACGCTGGTCGGAGGCATGGCCGCGGTCAAGACGATTCACAATTACTCCGGCGTCTTTTTTGCCGTCAGCCTCTTCTTGGCGCTGCTTGTCTGGTGGAAAGAAGCGGGCATGTTCAGTTCACCGGAGGACTGGCAATGGTTCAAGGTCGCCGGCGGTTATCTGTGGAAGGTGGATCAGATGCCGGAAATCGGTAAATACAACCCGGGACAGAAATTGTTCTTTCTCACCATCGTCATCTTCGGCACGGGGATGGTTGTTTCTGGATTTTTCATGTGGTTCCCCCTCGGTTACGAGCCGGGCCTGATCCGATTCATGTACGTCCTGCACGCACTTGGTTTCGTGATTATCTTCGCGTTCTTCTGGGTCCATCTCTACCTGGTCACTCTCGGCGCACCCGGCTCCGCCTCGGCGATGTTCACCGGCTGGGTCAGCAAGGGATGGGCGCGGACCCAGCATCCGAAATGGTTGCGGGAGATGGAGGAAAAAGGGACACTGGTTGTCTACGGCAAGAAAGGGCAATCCGGGCGTCATTGTTAG
- a CDS encoding universal stress protein, which translates to MKRFKNILYLNESSVDQTSALERAVSLAQNNQANLTVVDVIPPPPFPVGIGLFPGDLPVDEQPGTEESDRRAMLESMLGPYSERLKIRIEVLVGRVYLEAIGAVLKNGYDLLIKPAENPSWTNRLFGSDDLHLLRKCPCPVWLIRMPEKPLYSTILAAVDFDLYTPNPAEQELNREVLSLAASLALSDFASLHIVHAWEALGKKSITSRGGVSPSGLTNYVEREYERHKGEFLRLLEQLRGWMGDEGYEYLSPSLHLPQGSAKKAIPEVAATLRADIVVMGTVARTGISGLFIGNTAETILDQLTCSVLAIKPPGFVTPVHVDR; encoded by the coding sequence ATGAAACGTTTCAAAAACATCCTCTACCTGAACGAGTCGAGCGTGGACCAGACATCCGCTTTGGAGCGGGCGGTGTCATTGGCGCAAAACAACCAGGCGAATCTGACCGTGGTCGATGTCATCCCGCCACCACCATTCCCCGTTGGTATCGGCCTGTTTCCGGGAGATCTGCCGGTCGACGAGCAGCCGGGAACGGAGGAGTCCGATCGGCGCGCGATGCTGGAATCCATGCTCGGTCCTTACTCCGAACGCCTGAAGATCCGCATTGAGGTGCTGGTCGGTCGGGTCTATCTGGAGGCCATAGGGGCCGTATTGAAAAACGGCTACGATCTGCTCATCAAACCGGCGGAGAATCCGAGTTGGACCAATCGGCTTTTCGGCAGTGATGATCTGCACCTTCTCCGCAAGTGCCCATGCCCGGTTTGGCTGATCAGGATGCCGGAGAAACCGCTCTACAGCACGATTTTAGCGGCGGTTGATTTCGATCTGTATACTCCCAACCCTGCCGAGCAGGAGCTGAATCGAGAGGTGTTATCTTTGGCCGCCTCGCTGGCGCTGTCAGACTTTGCGTCCCTGCACATCGTTCATGCCTGGGAGGCCCTCGGGAAAAAAAGCATAACGTCTCGGGGCGGCGTATCGCCCTCTGGTTTGACCAACTATGTTGAAAGAGAATATGAGCGCCACAAGGGGGAGTTCCTTCGGCTGCTCGAACAGCTACGCGGCTGGATGGGTGATGAGGGGTATGAGTATCTCTCTCCCAGCCTCCATTTGCCTCAGGGATCGGCGAAGAAAGCGATCCCTGAGGTGGCGGCCACATTACGGGCGGATATCGTGGTCATGGGGACGGTCGCCCGAACCGGCATTTCTGGGCTATTCATCGGCAATACCGCCGAGACCATTCTCGATCAGCTCACCTGTTCCGTACTGGCCATCAAACCGCCTGGTTTCGTAACACCGGTACACGTGGATAGGTGA